The Nitrosococcus watsonii C-113 genome includes the window ACCGCACTTGGACCCTACTAAAAATGTCCGGGGTAACGTGGAGGAGGGGATGGCTGAAATTAAAGCTATGTTAGAGCGATTTAACGAAATTAGCTTATTATTTGCTGAACCAATGAGCGATGAAGAAATGAATCGCCTCTTTGACGAACAGGCGCAGCTTCAAAATGCCATTGAAGCGGCGGATGCTTGGAATTTAGATCATAAGCTTGATATCGCCGCTGAAGCGTTGCGCCTCCCTCCTTGGGAGGCAGAAGTCACCCATCTTTCGGGCGGGGAACAGCGGCGAGTGTCCCTTTGCCGCTTGCTTCTTTCTGAGCCGGATATGTTGCTGCTAGATGAACCCACTAATCACCTTGATGCGGAGTCGGTTGCCTGGTTGGAGCGTTACTTGGAAAAATATCCGGGCACTGTTGTGGCTGTAACCCATGATCGCTATTTCTTGGATAATGTGGCCGGCTGGATTCTGGAGTTAGATCGTGGACATGGTATTCCCTGGGAGGGAAATTACTCGTCTTGGCTAGAGCAAAAAGAAAAACGCTTGCAGCTAGAGGAAAAGCAGGAGGGAGCACGAATTAAAGCGATGAAATCGGAACTTGAATGGATTTCCGCAAACCCCAAGGGGCGGCATGCTAAGAGTAAAGCCCGTCTTGCCCGTTTTGAAGAACTATCTTCTCAAGAATACCAGAAGCGCAATGAGACTAACGAGATTTATATTCCCCCAGGACCGCGCCTGGGGGATATAGTGATTGAAGCAAAGGAGCTACGTAAGAGTTTTGGCGACCGTTTACTGATTGATGATCTAAATTTTAGCCTTCCTCCTGGGGGGATTGTAGGGATCATCGGGGCTAATGGTGCAGGAAAAACAACTTTATTTAGGATGATAGTGGGCCAAGAGCAGCCAGATACGGGTGAAATCAGGCTAGGGGATACGGTTAAGCTGGCTTATGTAGATCAAAGCCGTGAAGCTTTAAATGCTGGCAAAACCGTGTGGGAAGAAATTTCGGAAGGTCAAGACATTATCAAAGTTGGAACCTACGAGACTCCTTCCCGTGCCTACGTAGCGCGCTTTAATTTTAAAGGCTCAGATCAGCAAAAACGTATTGGAGATCTTTCTGGCGGTGAGCGCAATCGGGTGCATTTAGCTAAGCTACTTCGTACTGGAGGCAATGTTCTCCTCCTTGATGAACCAACTAATGACTTAGATGTAGAAACTCTAAGAGCCTTGGAGCAGGCTCTGCTAAGTTTTCCCGGCTGTGCTGTAGTGATTTCCCATGATCGTTGGTTTTTAGATCGTGTTGCTACTCATATTCTTGCTTTTGAGGGGGATAGTCAAGTTATTTGGTTCGAAGGCAACTATGCTGATTATGAAGCGAACCGTCACCAGCGTCTGGGAGAGGTGGCTAATCAGCCCAGCCGACTCCGTTACCAGCCATTGTCTTCCTAGGACTCGAAGCTTAGTAATGATGAGGACAGGGCGGTAGTGCTTGAACGCTTTTCCCTATTGCCCACGGCAGTGAAGAGGGGGCGAGCATCATAAAAATACCTCAATTGATTGCTCATCGTGGTTATGCTAAAGCGTTTCCGGAAAACACTCTACTAAGCCTAGATGCTGCTGTAAATGCTGGCGCGCGCTTGGTAGAATTTGATGTTCAGCTAACTGCCGATGGGATCCCTGTGGTGCTTCATGATGATACCCTTCTTCGTACCGCAGGACATGGAGGCTCTATTTTTGAGATAGAGTCGGTGAATATTGAGCACATCTGTGTCAATGAAGCTGCTCGCTTTGGCCCCCGCTTCCCTGAAGCACGGCTGTCCACCCTAGAAAATATCGTCCTCTGGTTAAAAGAGCTTCCTGCAGTAACTGCTTTTGTTGAGATTAAAATCCAGAGCCTGCAACGTTTCGGCATTCAAAAAACGGTATCCCAAGTATTAAGGGTGTTAGAACCAGTAAAGGTTCAGTGTGTCCCAATCTCGTTCGAGCCTCAGGTAATCGCTATTGCTAGAAAAGAAGGTATGAACACTACCGGCTGGGTTCTTCCGACCTGGGATCTAGTGACTGCTTTTAAACTTAACCCTGAGTATATATTTTGCAACCGAACCCGTATTCCTTCGGGGTGGAGAAATTTTACTGAGTATCCCTGGAATTGGGTTATTTACGAGGTAACGGAAATAAAGGAGGCGCTGGAATATGCCGCTTTGGGCGTGGGATTTATCGAGACCATGGCTATAGGTGAGATGCTGCAGCACCCTTTATTTCGTGCTAGCGATCAGCGGCAATAACGAGTCTCAGCCATATCGTCTATGATCGATGGTAGAGGAAAAAATTGAGGTAGAGGAAAAAATTGAGATGGTAGGTATATTCTTTGCTTGTATTATAGATTTCGGCTGAAATTAGTATTTATTATATACCTTCCTATTATGTAATTAAGAGAGTAAAAATTGCTACCTAGTATAAAGTTAGCTTATATATAGAGAATTTATCTTAGGAAAACATGCTGTGGCAAAAACTAATGCGGAGAGAATATCCGAGGAATCAATTGTTTCAGAGTTCGGTGGCAAGAGGGAAGGTATCGGCGAAAAAACCCTTGGAGAACCTGAACCCTGGGAAAGTTGGGAAACCAAGTTGTGCCTTTGGAGCATAGGCGTTGGCATGGCAGCTTTAGTAGTGCTAGGAATTTTAGTCAATCAGTTTTTACTCTCCTAATGAGTGATAGTGTGATGAAGGCGAATTTGGAAGTCAGGCTAATTCATGATGGGAGGCATTGGGTTGTTTGCTATCAAACGCTCCAGATTCGAGGCCGTACTTTGCCTGAGTTAGATCAAAATCTTGCTGAGTGCCTGCGGGAGAGGGGTGATTTCCCCGATGCTAGTCAGGTGACGGTATTTATGGGATTTGATTTTGAGACCCTGCCCACCTGGCTCAGGCAATATGCTTATCATTACTTTAATCGCTATGCTTTGCTGCAATTGTAGTAGTTTTCACCTGTAGAAAAAGGAGAGAAACAGCGATGTCTGGGGTTAATCGGAGATGGTACTCCGGTATGGCAACTACCGAAGATTGGTGGGCAGTTTGGCTAGGTTTGATAATGTTTTTCGCGGGTCTAGCCTCTATCTGGGGGTGGAATTTAGTCGGTTGGATGACTACAACAAGCACTTGGGTGTGGGGAGATTTCGCCTGGAACAAGGCGTTAAAGGTAAGCGGCTATCAGGAATGGCATCCTTTGCTTTCTCTGTTGGTGACTTATCTAGTATTCACTGCCTTGACCTGCCTGGGTGCGGTCGCCATGAAACTCGATTTAAAACGTTTTTTTCTTGGCTGGACTTTTCTTTTCATACTTACCTGGATGGTGTGGATTGTCGGCCATGAAGCTCACTTCAAGGCATCTGTTAACCAGTTCGATCAGTATGGTTTATCGTGGGGGCTCTCCCTAGGAGGAGGGTTTTCTTACATGCTAGCGCTGGCAGTTGGCTTAATCATCGGGAATTTTTTTAAAGGTTTCGCCGAATTTCTCAAGGAAGCGGCTAAACCAGAATGGTTTATTAAAACTGCTATTGTTTATTTAGGAATCAAGATTGGTCTTATGTCTATTGAAGCGGCGGGGTTTACCTTCGAACTGGCTATTACCGGTATCGCTGCCACCTTCGTAGCTTATTTGTTGGTTTGGCCAATCGTTTATGCCCTGAGTCGCAGGGTGTTCCGTCTCTCCCGTGAAGCTTCTGCAGTCCTTTCTTCAGGCATTTCTATTTGTGGAGTTTCGGCCGCTATTGCCACTGCTGGTGCGATTAGGGCTCGCCCGGTGGTGCCGGTCATGGTTTCCATGCTGATCGTGATTTTTGCCATGATCGAGTTGGTCGTATTGCCTGGATTTTACACTGCGGTAGCACCCAACCAACCTATTGTTAACGGAGCTGCCATGGGTATGACAGTCAAGACTGACGGTGCCGATGCGGCTGCTGGGGCAATTCTTGATGAGCTTATGCGCGCTAATGCCGAAGTCAATTTAGGGGTAGTTTGGCAGGAAGGCTGGATTCTAACTTCTTCTATTATTACTAAAATTTGGATCGACATGTTTATCGGTGTTTGGGCGTTTCTTTTAGCCTTGGTTTGGGTTTACAAAGTGGAGCGCCAGCCAGGACAATCCAAGGTAGGTGTTATGGAAATCTGGCACCGTTTCCCTAAATTTGTACTAGGCTATCTAGTAGCCTGGTTTGTTTATATGGCTATTGCTGCCTTAAGTCCGGACTTGAGCGAGACAGCCACCTCTGGGGCCGAAGCCGTTGAGGGTCCTATGCGAAAGATGATGTTTATGCTAACCTTTGTTAGTATTGGTGTAATCACTGATTTTAGTAAACTCAGGGGGATGGGCAAGTTGGCTTTGCTCTATGCTATTGCTTTGTTTGCAATTATTGCCCCTCTTGCTTATGGTGTGGCTTGGATATTTCATCATGGTATGATGCCACCTACGGCATAGGTACCAAATAAAATTTGGGTTGGTAAAAATTTTATTTGATGTTATGATTTAATTGGTTTAGTAATGATGCTATGAATGCATAATATGGTTTTATATACCATATTGGAAGCGCCGCTATATGCTTTTTGATAAGCTAATAGACAAGGCTTATGTTCTTTAAAAGCTTAGGTTAAGATAAAGTAATTTGTGTGGGCGCTTGCGTCTAGGGACGGCTATACTCAAAGCACGGCAACCTTGGAAGAATAGCTCGGGGGGGTTAGTGCAAATATTGCGTTTGCCACCAACGTGCGTGGCAAGAAAGTCTTAAACTGAAGAGTTTGATCATGGCTCAGATTGAACGCTGGCGGCATGCTTAACACATGCAAGTCGAACGGCAGCAGCACTTAAGCTTGCTTAGGTGGCTGGCGAGTGGCGGACGGGTGAGTAACGCGTGGGAATCTAGCCTCTAGAGGGGGATAACTCGGGGAAACTCGGGCTAATACCGCATAATCTCTAAGGAGGAAAGCGGGGGACCGAAAGGCCTCGCGCTGGAGGATGAGCCTGCGTCCGATTAGCTAGTTGGTGGGGTAAGGGCCTACCAAGGCGATGATCGGTAGCTGGTCTGAGAGGACGATCAGCCACACTGGGACTGAGACACGGCCCAGACTCCTACGGGAGGCAGCAGTGGGGAATATTGGACAATGGGGGCAACCCTGATCCAGCAATGCCGCGTGGGTGAAGAAGGCTTTCGGGTTGTAAAGCCCTTTCAGTAGGGAAGAAAAGCGATGTGTGAATAGCCCATCGTGTTGACGTTACCTACAGAAGAAGCACCGGCTAACTCCGTGCCAGCAGCCGCGGTAATACGGAGGGTGCGAGCGTTAATCGGAATTACTGGGCGTAAAGGGCGCGTAGGCGGTTTGGTAAGTTGGGTGTGAAAGCCCCGGGCTCAACCTGGGAATGGCACTTGATACTGCCTGGCTAGAGTATGGTAGAGGGAGGCGGAATTTCCGGTGTAGCGGTGAAATGCGTAGATATCGGAAGGAACACCAGTGGCGAAGGCGGCCTCCTGGACCACTACTGACGCTGAGGTGCGAAAGCGTGGGGAGCAAACAGGATTAGATACCCTGGTAGTCCACGCCCTAAACGATGAGAACTAGACGTTGGGAGGGATAGCCTTTCAGTGTTGCAGCTAACGCGTTAAGTTCTCCGCCTGGGGAGTACGGCCGCAAGGTTGAAACTCAAATGAATTGACGGGGGCCCGCACAAGCGGTGGAGCATGTGGTTTAATTCGATGCAACGCGAAGAACCTTACCTGGCCTTGACATCCCCGGAACTTTGCTGAGAGGCGAAGGTGCCTTCGGGAGCCGGGAGACAGGTGCTGCATGGCTGTCGTCAGCTCGTGTCGTGAGATGTTGGGTTAAGTCCCGCAACGAGCGCAACCCTTATCTCTAGTTGCCAGTGGTTCGGCCGGGCACTCTAGAGAGACTGCCGTTGACAAAACGGAGGAAGGTGGGGATGACGTCAAGTCATCATGGCCCTTATGGCCAGGGCTACACACGTGCTACAATGGCCGGTACAGAGGGTGGCCAAGCAGCGATGCGGAGCTAATCTCAGAAAGCCGGTCGTAGTCCGGATTGCAGTCTGCAACTCGACTGCATGAAGTCGGAATCGCTAGTAATCGCGGATCAGCAATGCCGCGGTGAATACGTTCCCGGGCCTTGTACACACCGCCCGTCACACCATGGGAGTTGGTTGCACCAGAAGTGGGTGGTTTAACCTTCGGGAGGACGCTTACTACGGTGTGGTCAATGACTGGGGTGAAGTCGTAACAAGGTAGCCGTAGGGGAACCTGCGGCTGGATCACCTCCTAAACATTTAGTAGGCTTAACCTGGTCGTGAGTGTTCACACAAATTACTTTGTAATATCTTACTTGAAGTAATGGCTCTTTAAAAACGAGGGGAAGTTTAAGAGAAGAAGGCGCATGAGCGGAGAGCTTGTGTGGTTTATATGGAATGGCGTTATAGCCCAGGTTGTTTGGGGTTATATGGTCAAGCGAAGAAGCGCATACGGTGGATGCCTTGGCGGTAGGAGGCGAAGAAGGACGTGGTAGTCTGCGAAAAGCTTCGGGGAGTCGACAAGCGGGCGTTGATCCGGAGATATCCGAATGGGGAAACCTAGCCATTGTGAGATGGTTATCGGCATCTGAATGAAATAGGGTGTCGAGGCGAACCTGGGGAACTGAACCATCTAAGTACCCAGAGGAAGAGAAATCAACCGAGATTCCCTGAGTAGCGGCGAGCGAAAGGGGAACAGCCCAAAAGCTGGTAAGAGCCTAGTGGAACGATCTGGAAAGTTCGGCCATAGACGGTGATAGCCCGGTACACGAAAGGGTCTTACGAGTGAAATTGAGTAGGGCGGGACACGTGTTATCCTGTCTGAATAGGGGGGGCCCACCCTCCAAGGCTAAATACTCCCTACCGACCGATAGTGAACGAGTACCGTGAGGGAAAGGTGAAAAGAACCCCGTAGAGGGGAGTGAAAGAGAATCTGAAACCGTATGCGTACAAGCAGTGGGAGCACCTTGAGGGGTGTGACTGCGTACCTTTTGTATAATGGGTCAGCGAGTTACTTTCAGTGGCAAGGTTAACCGAGAAAGGGGAGCCGAAGGGAAACCGAGTCTGAACAGGGCGACTGT containing:
- a CDS encoding putative sulfate exporter family transporter yields the protein MATTEDWWAVWLGLIMFFAGLASIWGWNLVGWMTTTSTWVWGDFAWNKALKVSGYQEWHPLLSLLVTYLVFTALTCLGAVAMKLDLKRFFLGWTFLFILTWMVWIVGHEAHFKASVNQFDQYGLSWGLSLGGGFSYMLALAVGLIIGNFFKGFAEFLKEAAKPEWFIKTAIVYLGIKIGLMSIEAAGFTFELAITGIAATFVAYLLVWPIVYALSRRVFRLSREASAVLSSGISICGVSAAIATAGAIRARPVVPVMVSMLIVIFAMIELVVLPGFYTAVAPNQPIVNGAAMGMTVKTDGADAAAGAILDELMRANAEVNLGVVWQEGWILTSSIITKIWIDMFIGVWAFLLALVWVYKVERQPGQSKVGVMEIWHRFPKFVLGYLVAWFVYMAIAALSPDLSETATSGAEAVEGPMRKMMFMLTFVSIGVITDFSKLRGMGKLALLYAIALFAIIAPLAYGVAWIFHHGMMPPTA
- a CDS encoding glycerophosphodiester phosphodiesterase family protein; amino-acid sequence: MIAHRGYAKAFPENTLLSLDAAVNAGARLVEFDVQLTADGIPVVLHDDTLLRTAGHGGSIFEIESVNIEHICVNEAARFGPRFPEARLSTLENIVLWLKELPAVTAFVEIKIQSLQRFGIQKTVSQVLRVLEPVKVQCVPISFEPQVIAIARKEGMNTTGWVLPTWDLVTAFKLNPEYIFCNRTRIPSGWRNFTEYPWNWVIYEVTEIKEALEYAALGVGFIETMAIGEMLQHPLFRASDQRQ
- a CDS encoding DUF5395 domain-containing protein, whose product is MKANLEVRLIHDGRHWVVCYQTLQIRGRTLPELDQNLAECLRERGDFPDASQVTVFMGFDFETLPTWLRQYAYHYFNRYALLQL
- the ettA gene encoding energy-dependent translational throttle protein EttA, coding for MAQYVYSMNRVSKIVPPKRVILRDISLSFFPGAKIGVLGLNGAGKSTVLKIMAGIDKDIEGEAIPQKGLKIGYLSQEPHLDPTKNVRGNVEEGMAEIKAMLERFNEISLLFAEPMSDEEMNRLFDEQAQLQNAIEAADAWNLDHKLDIAAEALRLPPWEAEVTHLSGGEQRRVSLCRLLLSEPDMLLLDEPTNHLDAESVAWLERYLEKYPGTVVAVTHDRYFLDNVAGWILELDRGHGIPWEGNYSSWLEQKEKRLQLEEKQEGARIKAMKSELEWISANPKGRHAKSKARLARFEELSSQEYQKRNETNEIYIPPGPRLGDIVIEAKELRKSFGDRLLIDDLNFSLPPGGIVGIIGANGAGKTTLFRMIVGQEQPDTGEIRLGDTVKLAYVDQSREALNAGKTVWEEISEGQDIIKVGTYETPSRAYVARFNFKGSDQQKRIGDLSGGERNRVHLAKLLRTGGNVLLLDEPTNDLDVETLRALEQALLSFPGCAVVISHDRWFLDRVATHILAFEGDSQVIWFEGNYADYEANRHQRLGEVANQPSRLRYQPLSS